The following DNA comes from Frankia casuarinae.
CCGACCATCCGCAGAATCCGACACGACAACGCCCTGCTCCTGGCCATCCTCACTCTCGACAACCCCGCTGACCTGCATCAATGACTTTGCGGGTCACCCTGAGTACGGGACGGCGGGGGTCATCGGCCTCACGGCCGCCTACGGGGTACACGCTCCGTTTACAGATGACACTCAGATGACGCTCTTTACCGTGGAGGGTCTGATCCGGGCCTCGGTCCGCAGCCGTTCCCGGGGCATCGCCGATCCGCCCGCGGTGCTGTGGCGCGCCTACCAGCGTTGGCTCACGACGCAGCGGCGGACCGGTCCGGCCGCCGGGGAGGTGGACGGCTGGTTGGCGGCGCAGCAGCTGATGTATGCCCGGCGCGCTCCGGGGAACGCCTGCCTGTCCGGGCTGGGGCGCCCCGAGATGGGCACGCTCGCGCGGCCGGCGAACCCCGACAGCAAGGGATGCGGGGCGGTGATGCGCTCGGCCCCGTTCGGGCTGCTCCGGCGGGGCCCGGAAACCTCCTTCGACCATGCGGTCGCATGCGCCGTGTTCACCCACGGTCATCCCTCCGGGTACCTCGCCGCGGGCGCGTTCGCATGGATCGTCGCCGCGATGGTAGACGGCGCTGGCATCACCCAGGCCACCGCATCGGCCCTCGGCCGCCTGTCGGCCGAACGCGACGGCAAGGAAGTAGCCAGAGCTCTGCGGGCGGCGCTCGGAACGGCAGCGGACGGTGCGCCCACGGCGGAACGCGTGGAATCGCTGGGCGCCGGCTGGGTCGCCGAGGAGGCGCTAGCGATCGCGGTGTACTGCGCGGTGGCGGCGCCCGACGATCCGCAGACGGCGCTGCTCGCGGCAGTCAACCACTCCGGCGACAGCGACTCGACCGGCGCGATCTGCGGGAACCTCGTTGGCGCCGCTCTGGGTGAGCCGGCGCTGCCGGCAGCCTGGCTGAAGGAGCTGGCGGGCTATGAGCTGGTCGGGCAGGTCGCGGACGATCTGGTAACCGAGATCGAGAACACCGCGACCGTCTCCGACGCCTTCGGCGCGGCCACCCCGGCCTGGTCCACCCGCTACCCCGGGAGCTGAGCTCACGCACATCAGATCTCCCATCGGTTCGAGCTGCGCCGGTGCTCCGTGGTGCTTCCGGCTCACCTGGTCGGGGGACGTTAACCTGACCGTCCCCCTACCGAAGGTCCCTTTCGGCCACCCGGGGCGGCGAGGTGAGCTGGGCTGCGAGGTGAGTTGCATGAAGGTGCGGACAACAACGGGCCGGCGATGGATCGGGGCGGTGGCGCTGCTGGCGGGCGCGCTGCTCGTGCCGCTGGGATGTGGCGGCGGTGCCGGTGGCGGCGGCTCCACCGACGTCACCACGCCGAAGCCATCGGTGTCCGGCACCACGCCGGTGCCTTCTCCGTCCGTGTCCTCCCGCTCGCCGGATGGACCGGTGGTGACGTCGCCTTCCACGACCGCGACGCCGCGGGAGCCGGTCTGGTCGAGCGAACCGCGCCGCGTCGAGCATCAGCTGTACGGTAACGCGACGGTCGTCGCGGTGCGCGGCGCGCACAACGTCGCCGGCGGGATGGCTTTCGATCGGCTGACGATCGAGTTCCAAGGGCAGCTCCCTGGCTACGAGGTGCGTTACGTGGCCGAGGTGCTGTCGCCGGGCGAGGGCGTTGCGGTCCCGCTGCGGGGGCAGGCGTTCCTGGAGGTGGTGTTGTTCCCGGCCGTGGCCCACGATGAGACCGGTAGGTCGACGCTGCGCACACCGCGGGCCGGCGGCGGGCTTCCCGCGCTCGTCCAGTATCGGATGACCGGCGACTACGAGGGATACGTCCATTTCGGCCTGGGGGTTGACGATCGGGTCGGCTTTCGGGTGCTCGAACTGTCGAACCCGTCGCGCGTGGTGATCGACCTCGCCGCCTGAGGCCTGCCGGTGAGGTCTGCCGGTGAGGCCTGCCGGTGAGGCCTGCCGGTGAGGCCTCGGCCCGTGGCCTGCCCGCGCCGCCCTGGCGCGGGCAGTTCCCTCTTTGCCGTCGCCGGTCATCGAGCCACACCGCGCCGCACCCCGAAAACCCAACACAACAGCATGATCAACTTAGGCTGCCCGGCACTGGTCCGGGAACGGCCCGTTCGGCATCGGGGGTCGGGACCTTCCGCACATGGTCTCAGGACTGGCGCGATATGGGGTGCTTGGCCTCGGCAGAGAAACATACGTGCCGGTCGGGGCACGCCGGAAGGTGTGCCCGCCCTGTGGAGATCGGGAGGCTGTCATGACGTACGTCCCACCTGGAAAGCCAGGCAGTATCGTCCATGTTACGGACCGGTACGAGAACTTCATCGGTGGAAAGTGGCTGCCGCCGCGGGCCGGTAAGTATTCGACCAACCTCAGCCCGGCCACGGCGCAGCCGATCTGTGAAATACCGCGGTCGGCGGCGGAGGATGTCGAGGACGCCCTGGACGCGGCGCACGCCGCCGCCGGCTCCTGGGCCGCCGCGTCCCCGGCGGAGCGGGCCGAGGTGCTGACCGCGGTGGCGGATGCGATCGACGCCAACCGGGAGATGCTCGCGGTCACGGAGAGCTGGGAGAACGGCAAGCCGGTGCGGGAGACGCTGGCTGCCGACATCCCGCTGGCCGCCGACCACTTCCGGTACTTCGCCGCGGCGGCGCGCACCCTGGAGGGGTCGATCTCCGAGATTGACGGCAGGACCTACGCCTATCACTTCCACGAGCCGCTCGGGGTGGTCGGGCAGATCATCCCCTTCAACTTCCCGTTGCTGATGGCGGCGTGGAAGCTGGCGCCCGCGCTGGCCGCGGGTAACTGCTCGGTGATCAAGCCGGCGTCACCGACGCCGTGGTCGATCCTCAAGCTCGCCGAGGTGATTCAGGACGTCATCCCGCCCGGCATCATCAACATCGTCAACGGGCCCGGCGCCGAGGTCGGCAGAGCCCTGGCCACCAGCCCGAAGATCGCGAAGATCGGGTTCACCGGTGAGACCACGACCGGCCGGCTGATGATGCAGTACGCGGCGCGGAACATCATCCCGGTCACCCTGGAGCTGGGCGGAAAGTCCCCGAACATCTTCTTCGAGGACGTCCTGGCCGCCGACGACGCCTATCTGAACAAGGCGGTCGAGGGGCTGGTGCTGTATGCGTTCAACAAGGGCGAGGTGTGCACCTGCCCGTCCCGGGCGCTGATCCAGGAGTCGATCTACGACGAGTTCATGGCGCGGGCGCTGGAACGGGTCGGCCGGATCCAGCAGGGCAACCCGTTGGACCCGGCGACAATGCTGGGCCCGCAGGTCTCCGCGCAGCAGCTGTCAAAGATCGGCTCCTACGTGGACATCGGCCTGGCTGAGGGCGCCGAACTGCTGGCCGGTGGGCACCGGACGCGGCTGGCCGGAGAGTTCGCGAACGGCTACTTCTTCGAGCCGACGCTGCTGAAGGGCCACAACAAGATGCGGGTCTTCCAGGAGGAAATCTTCGGCCCGGTGCTGGCTGTCACCACCTTCAAGGACGAGGCCGAGGCGTTGGCCATCGCCAACGACACGCCTTACGGGCTCGGTGCCGGTGTGTGGACGCGGGACGGTGCCCGCCAGTTCCGGATGGGCCGGGGCATCAAGGCCGGCCGGGTCTGGGTCAACTGCTACCACCAGTATCCGGCGGGCGCGGCATTCGGCGGATACAAGGTGTCCGGCATCGGCCGCGAAAACCACCGGATGATGCTGGAGCACTACAGCCAGACCAAGAACATGCTGGTCAGCTACGACGAGAACGCGCTCGGCCTGTTCTAGGGTCTCGGAGTCCAGGGTTCCGGAGTCCAGGGTTCCGGAGTCCTTTGGCATTTCCCATCGACGATTCCCCTGACTGGAGGATGTTATGAAGGCAGCAGTTGTCACCGATTTCCGGGCACCGTTGCGTATCGAGGACCGGGACGTCCCGGTGCCGGGGCCGGGCCAGATCCTGGTACGGATGGAGGCCAGCGGTCTGTGCCACACCGACATCCACGCGGCGCACGGTGACTGGCCGGTGAAGCCGACTCCCCCGTTCGTCCCTGGTCACGAGGGCGTCGGCGTGGTCAAGGCCGTGGGCGCCGGGGTGACCGGGCGCGCGATCGGCGACCGGGTCGCGATCCCGTGGCTCGGTCACGCCTGCGGACGCTGCCGCTACTGCGTCGGCGGCTGGGAGACGCTGTGCGAAAGCCAGCGCAACAGCGGCTACTCGATCGACGGTGCGTTCGCCGAGTACGCGGTGGCCGACGCGGACTACACGGTGCCGGTGCCCGGTGACGTGCCGTCGTTCGACGCCGCGCCGCTGACCTGCGCCGGCGTGACCACCTACAAGGCCATCAAGGTAGCCGGGGTGACCCCGGCCGAGACGGTGGCCGTGTTCGGCATCGGCGGGCTGGGCCACCTGGCGTTGCAGTACGCCCGCATCGCGGGTGGTTTCACCGTCGGGGTCGACGTCACCGAGGCCAAGCTGGAGCTGGCCACCGAACTGGGCGCCGACCACGTGGTGAACGCGCGGACCGCCGACCCGGTCGAGGCCATCCAGCGGCTGGGCGGCGCCGACGTGGCGGTCGCGCTCGCCGCGTCGCCCCGTTCGTTCGAGCAGGCGTTCGCCTCGCTGCGGCGCGGCGGCCGGCTGGTCTGCGTGGCCCTGCCGGCGGATGGCACGATGTCCATCCCGATCTTCGACACGGTCCTGAAGGGGATCACGGTCAAGGGATCGATCGTCGGCACCCGCAACGATCTGGCCGAGGTGTTCCGGCTGCACGCGGCCGGCCGGACCAGGGTGATCGCTTCCGGCCGGAAGTTGGACGACGTCAACGCCTGCATGGACGAGGTCCTGGACAGCAGGGTCCCGGCCCGGCTGGTGTTCGAGTTCTGATCTGGCCCATTCCGACCGGTCCGGCCTGATCAAATTTGACCCGATCTAACGCGATCTAACGCGATCTGATCCGGTCTGACCTGGTCTGACCTGGTCTGACCTGGTCTGCTTTGATCTTGCCCGCACGGCCATCGGTCCTCATCCCCCCAACGGGGAAGGGAACACGAGGAGAATCCCGAAAGGGGGAAAGACCATGAGTCCGCTTACCGTGGGCGTGGCCATGGAGACCGCGCCCGGCGAGCGTCGGGTGGCCATGGTTCCGCAGGTCGTGGGCCGATTGGTCGGCTCCGGTCTCGACGTGCTCGTCGAGACCGGAGCCGGACGTGGCGCATGGTTTCCCGACGGCGCCTATGCCGAGGCCGGCGCCACCGTCGTCGCACGGCTCGACCTGTTCGCGCGGGCAGACGTGGTGGTGTCGGTCAGCCTCCCGGACCCGCGGACGCGCGCGTTGCTGCGCGGCGGGCAGACCCTGGTAGGGCTGCTGGCGCCGTTGCCGCGGCCGCAGGTGATGGCGCAGCTGGCCGAGGCGGGGGTGACCGCGGTGAGCCTCGACGGGCTGCCGCGGACGCTGAGTCGGGCCCAGTCCATGGACGCGCTGACCTCCCAGGCGAATGTGGCCGGGTACAAGGCGGTGCTGGTCGCCGCCGACGCCTACCCGCGTTATTTCCCGCTGCTGATGACGGCGGCCGGCACGGCCCGGCCCGCCGAGGTGCTGGTGCTCGGCGCGGGCGTGGCCGGGCTGGCCGCGATCGGCACGGCCCACCGGCTCGGCGCGGTCGTCCGCGGTTACGACGTCCGCCCGGAGGCGCGGGGCGAGGTGACCTCGCTCGGTGCGAGTTTCCTCGACCTGGGTGGGCCCGACCTGGGCGGGGTGGCCGGCGGAGCGGGTCAGGGTGGCTATGCCCGGGCGTTGACCGCCGAGGAACTGGCGGGCCAGCAAGAGGCGCTGGCTGCCGCCGTCGCCCGCCATGACGTCGTCATCACCACCGCTCAGGTTCCCGGCCGCCGGCCGCCGCTGCTGGTGACGGAGGAGGCGGTCAAGACGATGCGGCCCGGGTCGGTCGTCGTGGATCTCGCCGCGAGCCCCCTCGGGGGCAATGTGGAGATCTCCGCGCCGGATGAGACGGTGGTCACCGCGGGTGGCGTCACCGTGATCGGCGCCGGCAACCTGCCGGCCCTGATGCCGGCTGCGGCATCGGCCGCCTATGCCCGCAACGTTGCCGCGTTGCTGGGCCATCTGGTCCACGACGGCGCGCTCACCATCGACACCGCCGACGAGATTCAGGCCGGGGTCGTCATCACCCACGCCGGCCGGGTCGTCCACCCCGCCACCGCCGCCCTGCTGACCGGCGGCTCCGCGGAAAGCCAGTCTGGAGCGTGAGGACATGACCGAGACGTTGGTCACCGACCTGACCGTCCTCGTCCTGAGCCTGCTGGTCGGGTTCGAGGTCATCAGCAAGGTGCCGTCCACCTTGCATACACCGTTGATGTCCGGCGCGAACGCGATCCACGGCATCGTCGTCGTCGGCGCGATGCTGGTCGCCGCGACAGCGCACACCCCACTGGGCTACGTCCTGGTGTTCTTCGCCGCCGCGTTCGCCGCGATGAACGTGGTGGGCGGCTACGTGGTGACGGACCGGATGCTGGAGATGTTCCACCGGCGCCCGGCCGCGGAGCGAAGCCGGCTCGCAGGGCAGAACCAGCCGGCAGGGCGGAACCAGCCGGCAGGGCAGAACCAGCCGGCAGTGGGGAGTGAGCGGTCATGAGCGGCTCGGACACGGCGATCCGCCTGCTGTTCCTGGCCGCGGCGAGCTGCTTCGTCCTCGGCCTGCACCTGATGAACTCGCCCGCGACCGCCCGCCGGGGCAACCAGCTGTCCGCGGCCGGGATGGTGGCGGCCGTCGGGACCGCCGTCGGGCTGCTGGCCCGGGACGGCGTCATCACCGCTACCGGCCTGATCGTCCTGATCGCCGGTGTGCTCCTGGGATCCGGCGCGGGCCTGTATGCGGCGCGGACCGTGCGGATGACCGCGATGCCGCAGCTGGTCAGCGTGTTCAACGCGGTCGGCGGCGGCGCGGCGGCGCTCGTCGCGTTCGCCGAGGTGGCGCGGTTGGGCGGCGCGGCCGGGCTGGCCGGGGCCTCCGGTCAGACCACCGTGACCGTCGGCCTCGACGTCGTCATCGGCGCGGTGACCTTCTCCGGCTCGCTGGTGGCCGCCGGCAAGCTGCAGGGCCTGATCAGTGGCGCGCCGGTGCTGTTCCGCGGCGCCCGACTACTGAACGCCGCGCTGGCCGCGGTCGCCGTGACCGGCGTGGCGGCGATCGTCGCTGGTCACGGTGGGACGATCGCGCTGTCGATCGTCGCGGCCGCCGCGCTGGGCTTAGGCGTGACGATGGTGCTGCCGATCGGCGGCGCGGACATGCCGGTGGTGATCTCGCTGCTGAACGCGTTCACCGGGACGGCCGTGGCGATGGCCGGTTTCGTGCTCGACAGCACCGTTCTCGTTATCGCGGGCGCGCTGGTGGGGGCGTCCGGCTCCATCCTCACCGTGCTGATGGCCGAGGCGATGAACCGGTCGATCCCGGCCATCATCGTCGGTGGTTTCGGCACCGCGGACTCGACCGGAAACGCCGGCGCGGCGGCCTCGGCCCCAGTGCGGTCGGTCGCGGCGGACGACGCGGCCCTGCAGCTGGCGTACGCGTCGAAGGTCATTATCGTGCCCGGCTACGGGCTTGCGGCGGCGCGGGCCCAGCATGAAGTAGTCGAGCTCGCCGACCTGCTCACGCAGCACGGGGTGGACGTCTGCTACGCGATCCACCCGGTCGCCGGCAGAATGCCGGGCCACATGAACGTGCTGCTGGCCGAGGCGCACGTCCCCTATCCGCAGATGAAGGAACTGGCCGAGGTCAACCCCGAGTTCGCGCAGGCCGATGTCGCCCTGGTCGTCGGCGCCAACGACGTGACCAACCCGGCGGCCCGCCGTCCCGGCAACGCGATCTCCGGTATGCCGATCCTCGACGTCGACCAGGCGAAGAGCGTCATCGTCATCAAACGCTCCATGGGCCACGGCTACGCCGGCATCGACAACGAGCTGTACACCGACCCGAAGACCGGAATGCTCTTCAACGACGCGAAAGCCGGCCTGAGCGCGCTCACCGCCGCCATGAAGACACTCGTGCACTGACCTCCCCGGCGGTCCGTCCTCCCCGGCGGTCCGATGATGCTGCTCGGCCTCTTGGCAGATGGTTCACCAGGCCGTTCCCTGAGCGATCCCGGCTGCACGCGGAGTGGGATGCGGATGTGGATAAGGCCCTACGTCGTACCGGGATGGTGTGGTGCGGTGGGTGCGGGTGGGACACTCGTCGGGTGATCGGCGGGGCAGGGTGATCGGCGGGGCAGGGTGATCGGCGGGGCAGGGTGATCGGCGGGGCAGGGTGATCGGCGGGGGCACATCGCGCGCAGCCTTCGATCGTGCGCACCTTTCTCACCGAACGCTTTACCGACCCGTATCTCACCCGGTCCGAAACCGGCTACCAGGAACTACTCGCCACGGTCTCGGCACACCAGGTCCACGCCGCTCGCCGCCGGTACGACACCGGCGGCGAGCGGCGTGATCACGCGTGAACCCGGCCTCCCCGAGGACCTGACAGGCCTTGACCGTCAGTCACGATCTGGCGCATCGGCACCATCGGCACCCGGCCCTACGCGGCGACGGCCTCCAGCGCGCGGTCGAAGTGCCGATGGGCGGCCACGGCCGTGGCGAACGCGGAACCGAAGTCGCCGAGCACGGACGGCCCCGCAAGGTCGCGGACCGTCACGATACCCCGGTCGGACACCACCGCGTCACCCTGGTCGGCGACCCGCGCGCCCGGCAAGGATGCGATCTCGAGCAGCGACACCCCCGCGCCGACCGCGCCGATCGGCTTCGCGTGCTTGTACGCCTCGCCGACGTAGTGCACGGCCTCGCCGTTGTGTGTCAGTGCGGTGACACCGCGCTCGCCCGGGGCGACGAACACCGCGTCGTAGAGGACCGAGGACATGGTCACCAGCGTTCGGTCCACCGGCAACGCGTCGCCGGACACCGTGGCGAGCATGCCTCCGTGCGGCGCGAGAACCTCCAGGATCGCGCCCTGTTCGCGCAGCGCGGCGGTGGCCGAACGCAATGCCACCTCGTCCACGCCGTCCGCCGCGAGCACCGCGATCCTGCGGGTGGCCACCCCGCTGGGCTGGTCGGCCTGACTCAGCGCGGGTGAGGATCGTCCGTGGTTCGGGGTGCTCTCCGGTGGCACCGGCAGTCCGAGGTTCTCGGCGACCCCGGCCGCGAGTTCGTGGTCCACCTGGGCGAGATGTCCCAGGACACGCTCCTTGATCTGGGTGTAGTCGACCTTGCCGAGCTCAAAGCTGAACGCGTCGACGATGTGCCGCCGCTCCCAGGAGGACATGCTGTTCCAGAACAGGGTGGCCTGGCTGTAGAAGTCCTTGAAGCTCTCGCTCCGCTTACGGATCGTGTTCCCGTCGACCCGCTCGGCGTAGTGCACGTACCCGCCGTGCGCCGGATCGGAGAGCACCGGGCAACCGCCGCTGATCGAGTTCGGGAAGTACGACGTCTGGCTCTGCTGGATGCGATGCTGCCCGTAACCGTCGCGGGAGTTGTTGTGCACCGCCGCGACCGGCCGGTTGACCGGCAGCTGGGCGAAGTTCGGGCCGCCGAGCCGGATCAGCTGGGTGTCCAGGTAGGAGAACAGCCGGGCCTGCAGCAGCGGGTCGTTCGTGAAGTCGATGCCGGGGACGACGTTCTGTACGCAGAACGCCACCTGCTCGGTCTCGGCGAAGAAATTGCCGGGGTTGCGGTTGAGCACCAGCCGTCCCACCGGCCGCACCGGCACCCGCTCCTCAGGGATGATCTTCGTCGCGTCGAGAAGATCGAAGTCGAACGCGTGCTCGTCGGATTCCGGCACGAGCTGCACGCCGAGTTCCCACTCCGGGAACGTACCGTTCTCGATCGACTCCCACAGGTCCCGCCGGTTGAAGTCGGGGTCCTTGCCCGCGATCTTCTGTGTCTCGTCCCAGACCAGGGAGTGCGTGCCGAGCTTCGGCCGCCAGTGGAACTTGACGAAGGTCCCCTGCCCGGCGGCATCGACGAACCGGAAGGTGTGCACGCCGAAGCCCTGCATCATCCGGTAGCTGCGCGGCAGCGCCCGGTCCGACATCAGCCACATCATCATGTGCATCGACTCGGGGACGAGACTGACGAAGTCCCACAGGGTGTTGTGCGCGGAGGATGCCTGCGGGATCTCGTTGTGCGGCTCCGGCTTCACCGCATGGACGAAGTCGGGGAACTTGATGCCGTCCTGAATGAAGAACACCGGCATGTTGTTACCGACGAGATCGAAGTTACCCTCCTCGGTATAAAATTTTACGGCAAATCCGCGTACGTCCCGGACCGTGTCCGCGGAACCGCGGGAACCGCCGACGGTCGAGAACCGTACGAACACCGGGGTACGCCGGCCGTCCTCGCCCAGGAAGTGCGCCCGGGTCACGTCGGCGAGCGACTCGTACGCCTCGAAGTACCCGTAGGCACCGGCACCACGGGCGTGGACGACCCGCTCGGGGATGCGCTCGTGATCGAACCGAGTGAGCTTCTCCCGGAAGTGGAAGTCCTCCAGCAGCGTCGGACCGCGTTCCCCCGCCGCGAGCGAGTCGTCGGTGTGTTCGACACCGATCCCCTGGTCGGTGGTCATGCGGGCGCCGTCGTCGCCGATTCGGACGGCGTCGAGTTGCTGCTGCTTCGCGTCGTCCCGGGGGAGGCGCGACGTCCCGGGATCGGTCATGATGGTCACCTCGCTGACTACCTGATGCTGTCCGGGCGTACCCGGACCTACCCGCGACGACACGAGTAAACCTCGCTTCCGGACGGCGTCGCGCCGGCGTCGCGGTCTTCCCCGCCGCCAGCGGGAACCAGCGAGGAACCAGCGAGGAACCAGCGACGAACCAGCGAGGAGGCATCCGTTGCGGGAGAACCTGGCGGAGTCGCGCAGCATCGCCCGGCTACTCCACCCGCGCACGGTCGCCGTGGTGGGGGCGAGCCGCGAGCCGGGCTCGATCGGTCACGAGATCTTCCGTCGGCTGCTCGCCAGCGAGTTCACCGGCTCTGTCTATCCGGTCAACGCCGCGGCAACCCATGTGGCGTCCGTCTACGCCTACCGAGACCTGCGCGACGTCCCAGTCGAGATCGACCTCGTGGTCGTCGCGGTGCCGGCGCCACGGGTCGCCGAGGTCATGCGGGCCTGCGCGGAGAAGGGGGTACGCGGCGTCATCGTGGTCGCGGCCGGCTTCGCCGACGGGGGTGACGAGGGACGGGCCCGGCTCGCGGACGTTATCCGGATCGCCCGTGACGGCGGCATGCGACTGATCGGGCCGAACGCGATGGGCGTCATCAACACCGTCCCGACGGTCCGGCTGCACGCCACCTTCGCGGTCGGCGACCCCCCGCCCGGCCGGGTCGGCCTGTTCACCCAGTCCGGGGCGCTCGCGGGCACGTTCCTCACCGACGCCTCCCGGCGCGCGCTGGGCATCTCCACGTTCGTCTCGATCGGGGACCGCTCGGACGTCTCCTGCAACGACCTGCTGCGGTACTGGCGCTCCGATCCACGAACCGGCGTGGTCATGCTGCATCTGCAGAGCCTGGGCAACCCACGCCGGTTCGCCCGGATCGCCCGCGAGCTCAGCCGGCACAAGCCGGTCGTGGCGCTCAAGAGCGGGCGGGAGGCCGCCCACAGCGACATCGGCGCCCTGTTCAGCAGCGCCGGGGTGATCCGCGTCGACACGTTGAGCCAGCTGTTCGACACGACCCAGCTGCTGGCCTGCCAACCGCTGCCGGCCGGCCGGCGGGTCGGCATCGTCGGGACCTCCAGCGCGCTCGCGGCGCTCGCCGCCGACGCCTGCCGTACCTACGGGCTCGACGTGCCGGCGCTGTCCGCCTCGACCTGCGCCGGCCTCGCCACGCTGGTCGGCCATCGGTACGCCACGAACCCCGTCGATCTCGGGCCGCTGGCCGATCCGGACCGGTTCGACGCCGCGCTGCGCGCGGTCGCGGCCTCCGGGGACGTCGACGCGATCATCACCCTGGTCACCCCGCACGCGCAGGTCGACCGGCTGGCGAGCTCGGTGCGCGCGGTGGCCGTCGAGAGCGGCCTGCCGCTGCTCGCCTCCTTTCTCGGGCAGGATGGGATCCCCGCCCAACTGGCTGTCCGGGACGGCTCGGGTACCCCGGGCCCGGGGTCGGTGCCGTCCTACGCCTCGCCGGAGTCGGCCGCGCTCGCGCTGTCCCGCGCGGCCGACCATGCCGCCTGGCGGGCCCGGGACCAGGGCAGCGTCCCCGTGCTGGCCGGCATCGACCTGGACCGCGCCCGCGCCGAGGCCGAGCGCTACCCGAAGGACGGGGCGTGGCTGCCCGATGCCGCCGTCGCGACCCTGCTGGCCGGGGTCGGCCTGCGCGCCTGGCCGAGCCGGCGGGTCGGCGACCAGGCCGAGGCCCTCGCCGCGGCGGAGGCGTTCGGGTGGCCGGTGGCGCTGAAGATCGCCGACGAACGGTTCCGCAGCCGGCTCGACGTCGGCGCCGTCCAGCTCGGAGTCGACGATGCGGCCGGGCTCACGCAGGCCTGGCAGGCCATCCGCGCCGCCGTCGGGCCGGGCGACATGCTCGTGCAGCCGATGGCCCCGGCCGGGGTGTCGACCGTGGTGCGGCTGCGGCAGGATCCCATCGTCGGTCCGCTGCTCTCACTGCGCCTGGGCGGGGTCGTCGCGGACCTGCTCGTCGACCCGCTCTCCCGCACGCTGCCGCTGACCGACCGGGACGCGGCCGAGCTCATCCAGGAGATCCGCGGCAGTGTGCTGCTGCTCGGCGGCTCCGGGGCGCCCGCCGCCGACACCGACGCCCTGGCCGACCTGCTGCACCGCGTCGCCCGGCTCGGGGAGGAACTGCCGGCCATCGCCGAGATCCTGCTCGATCCGGTGCTCGTCGGCCGCCGCGGCGTCGTGCTGCTGCACGCCGGCATCCGCCTGCTCCCGCCC
Coding sequences within:
- a CDS encoding catalase, yielding MTDPGTSRLPRDDAKQQQLDAVRIGDDGARMTTDQGIGVEHTDDSLAAGERGPTLLEDFHFREKLTRFDHERIPERVVHARGAGAYGYFEAYESLADVTRAHFLGEDGRRTPVFVRFSTVGGSRGSADTVRDVRGFAVKFYTEEGNFDLVGNNMPVFFIQDGIKFPDFVHAVKPEPHNEIPQASSAHNTLWDFVSLVPESMHMMMWLMSDRALPRSYRMMQGFGVHTFRFVDAAGQGTFVKFHWRPKLGTHSLVWDETQKIAGKDPDFNRRDLWESIENGTFPEWELGVQLVPESDEHAFDFDLLDATKIIPEERVPVRPVGRLVLNRNPGNFFAETEQVAFCVQNVVPGIDFTNDPLLQARLFSYLDTQLIRLGGPNFAQLPVNRPVAAVHNNSRDGYGQHRIQQSQTSYFPNSISGGCPVLSDPAHGGYVHYAERVDGNTIRKRSESFKDFYSQATLFWNSMSSWERRHIVDAFSFELGKVDYTQIKERVLGHLAQVDHELAAGVAENLGLPVPPESTPNHGRSSPALSQADQPSGVATRRIAVLAADGVDEVALRSATAALREQGAILEVLAPHGGMLATVSGDALPVDRTLVTMSSVLYDAVFVAPGERGVTALTHNGEAVHYVGEAYKHAKPIGAVGAGVSLLEIASLPGARVADQGDAVVSDRGIVTVRDLAGPSVLGDFGSAFATAVAAHRHFDRALEAVAA
- a CDS encoding acetate--CoA ligase family protein, giving the protein MRENLAESRSIARLLHPRTVAVVGASREPGSIGHEIFRRLLASEFTGSVYPVNAAATHVASVYAYRDLRDVPVEIDLVVVAVPAPRVAEVMRACAEKGVRGVIVVAAGFADGGDEGRARLADVIRIARDGGMRLIGPNAMGVINTVPTVRLHATFAVGDPPPGRVGLFTQSGALAGTFLTDASRRALGISTFVSIGDRSDVSCNDLLRYWRSDPRTGVVMLHLQSLGNPRRFARIARELSRHKPVVALKSGREAAHSDIGALFSSAGVIRVDTLSQLFDTTQLLACQPLPAGRRVGIVGTSSALAALAADACRTYGLDVPALSASTCAGLATLVGHRYATNPVDLGPLADPDRFDAALRAVAASGDVDAIITLVTPHAQVDRLASSVRAVAVESGLPLLASFLGQDGIPAQLAVRDGSGTPGPGSVPSYASPESAALALSRAADHAAWRARDQGSVPVLAGIDLDRARAEAERYPKDGAWLPDAAVATLLAGVGLRAWPSRRVGDQAEALAAAEAFGWPVALKIADERFRSRLDVGAVQLGVDDAAGLTQAWQAIRAAVGPGDMLVQPMAPAGVSTVVRLRQDPIVGPLLSLRLGGVVADLLVDPLSRTLPLTDRDAAELIQEIRGSVLLLGGSGAPAADTDALADLLHRVARLGEELPAIAEILLDPVLVGRRGVVLLHAGIRLLPPETEPRTLPRTLPRALAAGG